One Tursiops truncatus isolate mTurTru1 chromosome 3, mTurTru1.mat.Y, whole genome shotgun sequence DNA segment encodes these proteins:
- the ANXA2R gene encoding annexin-2 receptor — protein MEPNFPRCMREAWDSAEESQEPEMLQILSLADPEEWQLPFYPTLGQLSGDDEDFNGEQLSTACGRLHPHCPKHRPRAQSTCRLSAGPPAPDKTPTTRQEPQSSSGGGAAAHPQSFPGRVLRHREPNIWNPRPLTAGTLPEHRPPPGLERHHRTSQGWWPRTYTQWPGRPWAASPAAFGPRSPHLR, from the coding sequence ATGGAGCCGAACTTCCCCCGCTGCATGCGCGAGGCCTGGGATTCCGCAGAGGAGTCCCAGGAACCAGAGATGCTGCAAATCTTGAGCTTAGCGGACCCTGAGGAATGGCAGCTCCCTTTCTATCCTACGCTGGGCCAGCTCTCTGGGGACGACGAGGACTTCAATGGGGAACAACTTTCTACCGCCTGCGGGCGTCTGCACCCACACTGCCCGAAACACCGACCCCGAGCGCAGAGCACCTGCAGGCTGAGCGCTGGGCCGCCCGCCCCGGACAAGACGCCCACGACCCGCCAGGAGCCACAATCGTCCTCAGGAGGTGGGGCCGCCGCCCACCCGCAAAGCTTCCCTGGGCGGGTCTTGCGGCATCGGGAACCCAACATCTGGAACCCGCGACCTCTGACCGCGGGGACCCTTCCGGAGCATCGCCCTCCTCCTGGCCTGGAGAGACACCACCGGACGTCCCAAGGCTGGTGGCCGCGGACCTACACGCAGTGGCCGGGAAGACCCTGGGCTGCCTCTCCCGCCGCCTTTGGACCCAGGAGCCCTCATCTCCGCTGA